A stretch of Brassica rapa cultivar Chiifu-401-42 chromosome A08, CAAS_Brap_v3.01, whole genome shotgun sequence DNA encodes these proteins:
- the LOC103834542 gene encoding endo-1,4-beta-xylanase 5 isoform X3 yields the protein MKRLLLQLLALWSFSLSSFFFFGCESTFVPYDYSATVECLDKPLKPQYNGGIIVNPDLRDGPQAWLPFGNAKIEFKDIGHDKFVVARERKQPHDSVSQKVHLEKGRLYTFSAWLQVNNGKAPVSAVFKTNGEYKHAGSVIAESKCWSMLKGGLTVDESGPGELYFESNDTRVEIWVDSVSLQPFTQEEWKSHQDHNIHKERKRTVRIRVVNSKGEPVQKASLSIEQRKLGFPFGCEVEKNILGNHAYQSWFTKRFTVTTFANEMKWYSTEVVRGKEDYSIADKMFRFFKKHGVAVRGHNIVWSDPKYQTKWLNSLSGREFYNAVKQRVSSVASRYKGQLEGWDVVNENLHFSYFEKKMGPKASRNIFKMAQAFDPTTTKFINEYNTLEEPRDLDSSPAKFLKKLRELKSIVVRGNISLGIGLESHFKTPNIPFMRSALDILGATDLPIWLTEVDVEAPKNVQAKYFEQVLREGHAHPRVKGIVTWAGYSPTGCYRMCLTDGNFKNLPTGDVVDKLLHEWGGFRRQTKGLTDADGFFEASLFHGDYDFKIDHPLTNSKASHSFKLVSDVSSNTQPSSFVFRL from the exons ATGAAGCGTCTTCTTCTGCAGCTGCTTGCCCTCTGGAGCTTTTCtctatcaagtttttttttttttg GATGTGAATCAACGTTTGTACCGTATGATTATTCTGCAACCGTAGAG TGTCTAGATAAACCTTTAAAACCACAGTACAATGGAGGAATCATCGTGAACCCTGACCTACGAGATGGTCCACAAGCTTGGTTACCATTTGGAAACGCAAAAATCGAATTTAAAGATATTGGACACGATAAATTTGTTGTTGCACGAGAGAGGAAACAGCCTCATGACAGCGTCTCACAGAAGGTTCATCTGGAAAAGGGACGTCTCTACACTTTTTCtg CTTGGCTACAAGTAAACAACGGAAAGGCTCCAGTGAGTGCCGTTTTCAAGACGAACGGTGAATATAAGCATGCAGGTTCGGTCATTGCTGAATCCAAATGTTGGTCCATGCTCAAAGGTGGTCTCACTGTTGATGAATCTGGCCCTGGCGAACTCTACTTCGAG AGCAACGACACAAGGGTTGAAATTTGGGTAGATAGCGTCTCACTGCAACCATTCACACAAGAGGAGTGGAAGTCTCACCAAGATCATAACATTCATAAGGAGAGAAAGAGAACCGTGAGAATCAGAGTCGTAAACAGCAAAGGCGAACCAGTGCAGAAGGCAAGCCTTTCCATCGAACAGAGGAAACTCGGCTTCCCATTCGGCTGCGAGGTAGAGAAGAACATACTTGGGAACCACGCATACCAAAGCTGGTTCACTAAAAGGTTCACGGTGACAACTTTCGCCAATGAAATGAAATGGTACAGCACCGAAGTAGTTAGAGGCAAAGAGGACTACTCGATCGCTGATAAGATGTTTAGATTTTTCAAGAAGCACGGGGTCGCTGTACGTGGTCACAATATTGTATGGAGCGACCCAAAGTATCAAACTAAATGGCTAAACTCTCTCTCTGGTCGCGAGTTCTACAATGCAGTGAAACAAAGGGTTTCATCTGTGGCTTCACGATACAAAGGCCAGCTTGAGGGTTGGGACGTTGTGAATGAGAATCTTCATTTCTCGTACTTTGAGAAAAAGATGGGTCCTAAGGCTTCTCGTAACATCTTTAAGATGGCTCAAGCATTTGATCCAACGACAACTAAGTTTATAAATGAGTACAATACGTTAGAGGAACCGAGGGATTTAGATTCTAGTCCAGCAAAGTTTTTGAAGAAGCTTAGGGAGCTTAAATCTATTGTGGTTCGTGGAAATATATCGTTAGGGATTGGTCTTGAGTCTCATTTTAAGACTCCTAACATTCCCTTTATGAGATCAGCTCTTGACATTCTTGGTGCCACTGATTTGCCTATTTGGCTCACTGAGGTCGACGTAGAAGCTCCTAAGAATGTTCAG GCCAAGTATTTCGAACAGGTACTAAGGGAAGGCCACGCACATCCTCGTGTTAAAGGAATAGTGACATGGGCAGGTTATTCACCAACAGGTTGTTACCGAATGTGCCTCACTGATGGAAACTTCAAGAACCTACCCACCGGTGATGTGGTGGACAAACTTCTGCATGAATGGGGAGGCTTCCGCCGACAAACCAAAGGTCTCACTGATGCTGATGGATTTTTTGAAGCCTCACTCTTCCATGGTGACTATGATTTCAAGATTGATCATCCTCTCACCAATTCAAAAGCTTCCCACAGCTTTAAGTTGGTTTCTGATGTCTCCTCAAACACTCAACCATCATCTTTTGTCTTTCGTCTTTAA
- the LOC103834542 gene encoding endo-1,4-beta-xylanase 5 isoform X1: MKRLLLQLLALWSFSLSSFFFFGCESTFVPYDYSATVECLDKPLKPQYNGGIIVNPDLRDGPQAWLPFGNAKIEFKDIGHDKFVVARERKQPHDSVSQKVHLEKGRLYTFSGKNKYMFFCFLEQTLSNFVNPVITMACFVFMFLIAWLQVNNGKAPVSAVFKTNGEYKHAGSVIAESKCWSMLKGGLTVDESGPGELYFESNDTRVEIWVDSVSLQPFTQEEWKSHQDHNIHKERKRTVRIRVVNSKGEPVQKASLSIEQRKLGFPFGCEVEKNILGNHAYQSWFTKRFTVTTFANEMKWYSTEVVRGKEDYSIADKMFRFFKKHGVAVRGHNIVWSDPKYQTKWLNSLSGREFYNAVKQRVSSVASRYKGQLEGWDVVNENLHFSYFEKKMGPKASRNIFKMAQAFDPTTTKFINEYNTLEEPRDLDSSPAKFLKKLRELKSIVVRGNISLGIGLESHFKTPNIPFMRSALDILGATDLPIWLTEVDVEAPKNVQAKYFEQVLREGHAHPRVKGIVTWAGYSPTGCYRMCLTDGNFKNLPTGDVVDKLLHEWGGFRRQTKGLTDADGFFEASLFHGDYDFKIDHPLTNSKASHSFKLVSDVSSNTQPSSFVFRL; the protein is encoded by the exons ATGAAGCGTCTTCTTCTGCAGCTGCTTGCCCTCTGGAGCTTTTCtctatcaagtttttttttttttg GATGTGAATCAACGTTTGTACCGTATGATTATTCTGCAACCGTAGAG TGTCTAGATAAACCTTTAAAACCACAGTACAATGGAGGAATCATCGTGAACCCTGACCTACGAGATGGTCCACAAGCTTGGTTACCATTTGGAAACGCAAAAATCGAATTTAAAGATATTGGACACGATAAATTTGTTGTTGCACGAGAGAGGAAACAGCCTCATGACAGCGTCTCACAGAAGGTTCATCTGGAAAAGGGACGTCTCTACACTTTTTCtggtaaaaataaatatatgtttttctgTTTCTTGGAGCAAACTCTTTCGAATTTTGTAAACCCTGTCATAACAATGGCCTGCTTTGTTTTTATGTTCCTCATAGCTTGGCTACAAGTAAACAACGGAAAGGCTCCAGTGAGTGCCGTTTTCAAGACGAACGGTGAATATAAGCATGCAGGTTCGGTCATTGCTGAATCCAAATGTTGGTCCATGCTCAAAGGTGGTCTCACTGTTGATGAATCTGGCCCTGGCGAACTCTACTTCGAG AGCAACGACACAAGGGTTGAAATTTGGGTAGATAGCGTCTCACTGCAACCATTCACACAAGAGGAGTGGAAGTCTCACCAAGATCATAACATTCATAAGGAGAGAAAGAGAACCGTGAGAATCAGAGTCGTAAACAGCAAAGGCGAACCAGTGCAGAAGGCAAGCCTTTCCATCGAACAGAGGAAACTCGGCTTCCCATTCGGCTGCGAGGTAGAGAAGAACATACTTGGGAACCACGCATACCAAAGCTGGTTCACTAAAAGGTTCACGGTGACAACTTTCGCCAATGAAATGAAATGGTACAGCACCGAAGTAGTTAGAGGCAAAGAGGACTACTCGATCGCTGATAAGATGTTTAGATTTTTCAAGAAGCACGGGGTCGCTGTACGTGGTCACAATATTGTATGGAGCGACCCAAAGTATCAAACTAAATGGCTAAACTCTCTCTCTGGTCGCGAGTTCTACAATGCAGTGAAACAAAGGGTTTCATCTGTGGCTTCACGATACAAAGGCCAGCTTGAGGGTTGGGACGTTGTGAATGAGAATCTTCATTTCTCGTACTTTGAGAAAAAGATGGGTCCTAAGGCTTCTCGTAACATCTTTAAGATGGCTCAAGCATTTGATCCAACGACAACTAAGTTTATAAATGAGTACAATACGTTAGAGGAACCGAGGGATTTAGATTCTAGTCCAGCAAAGTTTTTGAAGAAGCTTAGGGAGCTTAAATCTATTGTGGTTCGTGGAAATATATCGTTAGGGATTGGTCTTGAGTCTCATTTTAAGACTCCTAACATTCCCTTTATGAGATCAGCTCTTGACATTCTTGGTGCCACTGATTTGCCTATTTGGCTCACTGAGGTCGACGTAGAAGCTCCTAAGAATGTTCAG GCCAAGTATTTCGAACAGGTACTAAGGGAAGGCCACGCACATCCTCGTGTTAAAGGAATAGTGACATGGGCAGGTTATTCACCAACAGGTTGTTACCGAATGTGCCTCACTGATGGAAACTTCAAGAACCTACCCACCGGTGATGTGGTGGACAAACTTCTGCATGAATGGGGAGGCTTCCGCCGACAAACCAAAGGTCTCACTGATGCTGATGGATTTTTTGAAGCCTCACTCTTCCATGGTGACTATGATTTCAAGATTGATCATCCTCTCACCAATTCAAAAGCTTCCCACAGCTTTAAGTTGGTTTCTGATGTCTCCTCAAACACTCAACCATCATCTTTTGTCTTTCGTCTTTAA
- the LOC103834542 gene encoding endo-1,4-beta-xylanase 5 isoform X4 codes for MKRLLLQLLALWSFSLSRCESTFVPYDYSATVECLDKPLKPQYNGGIIVNPDLRDGPQAWLPFGNAKIEFKDIGHDKFVVARERKQPHDSVSQKVHLEKGRLYTFSAWLQVNNGKAPVSAVFKTNGEYKHAGSVIAESKCWSMLKGGLTVDESGPGELYFESNDTRVEIWVDSVSLQPFTQEEWKSHQDHNIHKERKRTVRIRVVNSKGEPVQKASLSIEQRKLGFPFGCEVEKNILGNHAYQSWFTKRFTVTTFANEMKWYSTEVVRGKEDYSIADKMFRFFKKHGVAVRGHNIVWSDPKYQTKWLNSLSGREFYNAVKQRVSSVASRYKGQLEGWDVVNENLHFSYFEKKMGPKASRNIFKMAQAFDPTTTKFINEYNTLEEPRDLDSSPAKFLKKLRELKSIVVRGNISLGIGLESHFKTPNIPFMRSALDILGATDLPIWLTEVDVEAPKNVQAKYFEQVLREGHAHPRVKGIVTWAGYSPTGCYRMCLTDGNFKNLPTGDVVDKLLHEWGGFRRQTKGLTDADGFFEASLFHGDYDFKIDHPLTNSKASHSFKLVSDVSSNTQPSSFVFRL; via the exons ATGAAGCGTCTTCTTCTGCAGCTGCTTGCCCTCTGGAGCTTTTCtctatcaa GATGTGAATCAACGTTTGTACCGTATGATTATTCTGCAACCGTAGAG TGTCTAGATAAACCTTTAAAACCACAGTACAATGGAGGAATCATCGTGAACCCTGACCTACGAGATGGTCCACAAGCTTGGTTACCATTTGGAAACGCAAAAATCGAATTTAAAGATATTGGACACGATAAATTTGTTGTTGCACGAGAGAGGAAACAGCCTCATGACAGCGTCTCACAGAAGGTTCATCTGGAAAAGGGACGTCTCTACACTTTTTCtg CTTGGCTACAAGTAAACAACGGAAAGGCTCCAGTGAGTGCCGTTTTCAAGACGAACGGTGAATATAAGCATGCAGGTTCGGTCATTGCTGAATCCAAATGTTGGTCCATGCTCAAAGGTGGTCTCACTGTTGATGAATCTGGCCCTGGCGAACTCTACTTCGAG AGCAACGACACAAGGGTTGAAATTTGGGTAGATAGCGTCTCACTGCAACCATTCACACAAGAGGAGTGGAAGTCTCACCAAGATCATAACATTCATAAGGAGAGAAAGAGAACCGTGAGAATCAGAGTCGTAAACAGCAAAGGCGAACCAGTGCAGAAGGCAAGCCTTTCCATCGAACAGAGGAAACTCGGCTTCCCATTCGGCTGCGAGGTAGAGAAGAACATACTTGGGAACCACGCATACCAAAGCTGGTTCACTAAAAGGTTCACGGTGACAACTTTCGCCAATGAAATGAAATGGTACAGCACCGAAGTAGTTAGAGGCAAAGAGGACTACTCGATCGCTGATAAGATGTTTAGATTTTTCAAGAAGCACGGGGTCGCTGTACGTGGTCACAATATTGTATGGAGCGACCCAAAGTATCAAACTAAATGGCTAAACTCTCTCTCTGGTCGCGAGTTCTACAATGCAGTGAAACAAAGGGTTTCATCTGTGGCTTCACGATACAAAGGCCAGCTTGAGGGTTGGGACGTTGTGAATGAGAATCTTCATTTCTCGTACTTTGAGAAAAAGATGGGTCCTAAGGCTTCTCGTAACATCTTTAAGATGGCTCAAGCATTTGATCCAACGACAACTAAGTTTATAAATGAGTACAATACGTTAGAGGAACCGAGGGATTTAGATTCTAGTCCAGCAAAGTTTTTGAAGAAGCTTAGGGAGCTTAAATCTATTGTGGTTCGTGGAAATATATCGTTAGGGATTGGTCTTGAGTCTCATTTTAAGACTCCTAACATTCCCTTTATGAGATCAGCTCTTGACATTCTTGGTGCCACTGATTTGCCTATTTGGCTCACTGAGGTCGACGTAGAAGCTCCTAAGAATGTTCAG GCCAAGTATTTCGAACAGGTACTAAGGGAAGGCCACGCACATCCTCGTGTTAAAGGAATAGTGACATGGGCAGGTTATTCACCAACAGGTTGTTACCGAATGTGCCTCACTGATGGAAACTTCAAGAACCTACCCACCGGTGATGTGGTGGACAAACTTCTGCATGAATGGGGAGGCTTCCGCCGACAAACCAAAGGTCTCACTGATGCTGATGGATTTTTTGAAGCCTCACTCTTCCATGGTGACTATGATTTCAAGATTGATCATCCTCTCACCAATTCAAAAGCTTCCCACAGCTTTAAGTTGGTTTCTGATGTCTCCTCAAACACTCAACCATCATCTTTTGTCTTTCGTCTTTAA
- the LOC103834457 gene encoding endo-1,4-beta-xylanase 5, translating into MKLLLLLLLAFFCLSLSRCEEKYVPYDYSATIECLGNPNKPQYNGGIIVNPDLQNGSQGWSQLGNAKVDFTEFGGNKFVIARGRNRSYDSVSQKVYLEKGLLYTFSAWLQVSQGNAPVRAVFKKNGEYKLAGSVIAESKCWSMLKGGLTVDESGPADLLFESEDTSAEIWVDSVSLQPFTQEEWNSHHEQSINMKRKGAVKIRAVNSAGEPVPNATISILQNKLGFPFGCAVESNILGNQAYQDWFTKRFTVTTFGNEMKWYSTEVVRGKEDYSTADAMVKLFQQHGIAIRGHNIIWDNPIYQPSWVKALSVSDLYNAVKRRVFSVVTRYKGQLAGWDVVNENLHFSFLESKFGPKASYNVFAQAHALDPTTTVFMNEYNTLEQPGDPVATPARYLQKLRELQSIHVAGNIPLGIGLQSHFSTPNIPYMRSALDTLAATGLPIWLTEVDVAAPPNVQANYFEQILREGHAHPQVKGMVTWAGYNPKGCYRMCLTDGNFRNLPTGDVVDKLLREWGGLSGQTTGLTDADGFFEASLFHGDYNLDISHPLTNSTASHSFKLTSEDSNPSPSVFRV; encoded by the exons ATGAAGCttctgttgctgctgctgcttgcCTTCTTCTGCCTTTCTCTATCAA GGTGTGAAGAAAAGTACGTACCTTATGATTACTCGGCAACGATAGAG TGTCTAGGGAACCCTAATAAACCACAGTACAATGGAGGAATCATCGTGAACCCTGACCTACAAAATGGTTCACAGGGCTGGTCACAACTGGGAAACGCCAAAGTCGATTTCACAGAATTTGGAGGCAATAAGTTTGTTATTGCACGAGGGAGGAATCGATCTTATGATAGCGTCTCTCAAAAGGTTTATTTGGAAAAGGGACTTCTCTACACTTTCTCTG CTTGGTTACAAGTAAGCCAAGGGAACGCTCCTGTGAGAGCCGTCTTCAAGAAGAATGGTGAATATAAGCTTGCCGGTTCAGTTATTGCTGAATCCAAATGCTGGTCCATGCTCAAAGGTGGTCTCACTGTTGATGAATCTGGTCCTGCCGATCTCTTATTTGAG AGCGAGGACACAAGCGCTGAGATTTGGGTGGACAGCGTCTCGTTGCAACCATTCACACAAGAAGAGTGGAACTCTCACCACGAGCAGAGCATTAACATGAAGAGGAAAGGAGCCGTGAAGATCAGAGCCGTAAACAGCGCCGGTGAGCCAGTACCAAACGCCACCATCTCCATCTTACAGAACAAACTCGGGTTCCCATTCGGGTGCGCGGTAGAAAGTAACATACTTGGGAACCAAGCATACCAAGACTGGTTCACTAAGAGATTCACCGTGACAACTTTCGGGAACGAGATGAAATGGTACAGCACGGAAGTTGTAAGAGGCAAAGAGGATTACTCGACCGCAGACGCGATGGTGAAATTGTTCCAGCAACATGGGATCGCTATCCGTGGCCACAATATTATATGGGACAACCCAATTTATCAACCTAGTTGGGTGAAGGCTTTGAGCGTATCCGATCTCTACAACGCCGTGAAGAGAAGGGTTTTCTCGGTGGTCACAAGGTACAAAGGCCAGCTTGCGGGTTGGGACGTTGTGAATGAGAATCTTCATTTCTCATTCCTTGAGAGCAAGTTTGGTCCCAAAGCCTCTTACAACGTCTTTGCGCAGGCGCATGCCCTTGATCCAACGACTACAGTGTTTATGAATGAATACAATACGTTAGAGCAACCGGGGGACCCAGTTGCTACTCCAGCAAGGTATTTGCAGAAGCTTAGAGAGCTTCAATCTATTCATGTGGCCGGAAACATTCCTTTAGGGATCGGTCTTCAGTCTCATTTCAGTACTCCTAACATTCCGTATATGAGATCAGCTCTTGACACTCTTGCTGCCACTGGTTTGCCTATTTGGCTCACTGAGGTCGACGTCGCAGCTCCTCCAAATGTTCAG GCCAATTATTTCGAGCAAATCTTAAGGGAAGGTCACGCACATCCGCAAGTGAAAGGAATGGTGACATGGGCAGGTTATAATCCAAAAGGTTGCTATCGAATGTGCCTCACTGATGGCAACTTCAGGAACCTACCCACCGGAGACGTTGTGGACAAACTTCTGCGAGAGTGGGGAGGGCTTAGTGGGCAAACAACAGGTTTAACTGATGCTGATGGATTCTTTGAAGCTTCACTCTTCCATGGTGACTACAATCTCGATATTTCTCACCCTCTCACCAATTCCACAGCTTCTCACAGCTTTAAGTTGACTTCTGAGGATTCCAATCCATCTCCTTCAGTCTTTCGTGTTTGA
- the LOC103834458 gene encoding endo-1,4-beta-xylanase 5, whose product MKLLLLLLAFCCLSLSRCEEKNVPYDYSATIECLGNPNKPQYNGGIIVNPDLQNGSQGWSQMGNTKVDFTEFGGNKFVIARGRNQSYDSVSQKVYLEKGLLYTFSAWLQVSKGNSPVRAVFKKNGKYKHAGSVIAESKCWSMLKGGLTVDESGPADLYFESEDTTAEIWVDSVSLQPFTQEEWSSHHKQSIDITRKGAVRIRAVNSAGEPVPNATISILQNRLGFPFGCSAGSNILGNQAFQDWFTKRFTVTVFENEMKWYSTEVVRGKEDYSTADAMVRLFKQHGIAIRGHHIILDDPKYQPSWVTALNGPDLYNAVKRRVDSVVSRYKGQLASWDVVNENLHFSFFENKMGPKVSYNVFEQAHAVDPTTTMFMNEFNTLEQPGDAVSSPARYLQKLRELQSIRVPGNIPLGIGLESHFFNTPNIPYMRSALDTLGATGLPIWLTEVDVAAPPNVQANYFEQVLREGHAHPKVTGMVTWSGYNPRGCFRMCLTDGNFRNLPTGDVVDKLLREWGGLRGKTTGLTDADGYFEASLFHGDYDLSIAHPLTNCTASHSFKLTSDDYHPSPTVVRV is encoded by the exons ATGAAGCTTCTTTTGCTACTGCTTGCCTTCTGCTGCCTTTCTCTATCAA GGTGTGAAGAAAAGAACGTACCATATGATTACTCGGCAACGATAGAG TGTCTAGGGAACCCTAATAAGCCACAGTACAATGGAGGGATCATCGTTAACCCTGACTTACAAAATGGTTCTCAGGGATGGTCACAAATGGGAAACACCAAAGTCGATTTCACAGAATTTGGAGGCAATAAGTTTGTTATTGCACGAGGGAGGAATCAATCTTATGATAGCGTCTCACAAAAGGTTTATTTGGAAAAGGGACTTCTCTACACTTTCTCTG CATGGTTACAAGTAAGTAAAGGGAATTCTCCTGTGAGAGCCGTTTTCAAGAAGAATGGTAAATATAAGCATGCCGGTTCAGTTATTGCTGAATCCAAATGCTGGTCCATGCTCAAAGGTGGTCTTACTGTTGACGAATCTGGTCCTGCCGATCTCTACTTTGAG AGCGAGGACACAACCGCTGAGATTTGGGTTGACAGCGTCTCGTTGCAACCATTTACACAAGAAGAGTGGAGCTCTCACCACAAGCAGAGCATTGACATAACGAGGAAAGGAGCCGTGAGGATCAGAGCCGTAAACAGCGCCGGTGAGCCAGTACCAAACGCAACCATCTCAATCTTACAGAACAGACTCGGGTTCCCATTCGGGTGCTCGGCAGGAAGTAACATACTTGGGAACCAAGCCTTCCAAGACTGGTTCACTAAGAGATTCACCGTGACAGTTTTCGAGAACGAGATGAAATGGTACAGCACGGAAGTTGTAAGAGGCAAAGAGGATTACTCAACCGCAGACGCGATGGTAAGATTATTCAAGCAGCATGGGATCGCTATACGTGGCCACCATATTATATTGGACGACCCTAAATATCAACCTAGTTGGGTGACGGCATTGAACGGACCCGATCTCTACAACGCCGTGAAGAGAAGGGTTGACTCGGTGGTGTCAAGGTACAAAGGCCAGCTCGCTAGTTGGGACGTTGTGAATGAGAATCTTCATTTCTCGTTCTTTGAGAACAAGATGGGCCCTAAAGTCTCCTATAACGTCTTTGAGCAGGCGCATGCTGTTGACCCAACGACTAcaatgtttatgaatgaattCAATACGTTAGAGCAACCAGGGGATGCGGTGTCTAGTCCAGCAAGGTATTTGCAGAAGCTTAGAGAGCTTCAATCTATTCGTGTCCCCGGAAACATTCCTTTAGGGATCGGTCTTGAGTCTCATTTTTTCAACACTCCTAACATTCCGTATATGAGATCAGCTCTTGACACTCTTGGTGCCACTGGTTTGCCTATTTGGCTCACTGAGGTCGACGTCGCAGCTCCTCCAAATGTTCAG GCCAATTATTTCGAGCAGGTCCTTAGGGAAGGCCACGCACATCCGAAAGTGACGGGAATGGTGACGTGGTCAGGTTATAATCCAAGAGGTTGTTTCCGAATGTGCCTCACCGATGGCAACTTCAGGAACCTACCAACCGGAGACGTTGTGGACAAACTTCTGCGAGAGTGGGGAGGGCTTCGTGGGAAAACCACAGGTTTAACTGATGCTGATGGATATTTTGAAGCTTCACTCTTTCATGGTGACTATGATCTCAGTATTGCTCACCCTCTCACCAATTGCACAGCTTCTCACAGCTTTAAGTTGACTTCTGATGATTATCACCCATCTCCTACTGTCGTTCGTGTTTGA
- the LOC103834542 gene encoding endo-1,4-beta-xylanase 5 isoform X2, with translation MKRLLLQLLALWSFSLSRCESTFVPYDYSATVECLDKPLKPQYNGGIIVNPDLRDGPQAWLPFGNAKIEFKDIGHDKFVVARERKQPHDSVSQKVHLEKGRLYTFSGKNKYMFFCFLEQTLSNFVNPVITMACFVFMFLIAWLQVNNGKAPVSAVFKTNGEYKHAGSVIAESKCWSMLKGGLTVDESGPGELYFESNDTRVEIWVDSVSLQPFTQEEWKSHQDHNIHKERKRTVRIRVVNSKGEPVQKASLSIEQRKLGFPFGCEVEKNILGNHAYQSWFTKRFTVTTFANEMKWYSTEVVRGKEDYSIADKMFRFFKKHGVAVRGHNIVWSDPKYQTKWLNSLSGREFYNAVKQRVSSVASRYKGQLEGWDVVNENLHFSYFEKKMGPKASRNIFKMAQAFDPTTTKFINEYNTLEEPRDLDSSPAKFLKKLRELKSIVVRGNISLGIGLESHFKTPNIPFMRSALDILGATDLPIWLTEVDVEAPKNVQAKYFEQVLREGHAHPRVKGIVTWAGYSPTGCYRMCLTDGNFKNLPTGDVVDKLLHEWGGFRRQTKGLTDADGFFEASLFHGDYDFKIDHPLTNSKASHSFKLVSDVSSNTQPSSFVFRL, from the exons ATGAAGCGTCTTCTTCTGCAGCTGCTTGCCCTCTGGAGCTTTTCtctatcaa GATGTGAATCAACGTTTGTACCGTATGATTATTCTGCAACCGTAGAG TGTCTAGATAAACCTTTAAAACCACAGTACAATGGAGGAATCATCGTGAACCCTGACCTACGAGATGGTCCACAAGCTTGGTTACCATTTGGAAACGCAAAAATCGAATTTAAAGATATTGGACACGATAAATTTGTTGTTGCACGAGAGAGGAAACAGCCTCATGACAGCGTCTCACAGAAGGTTCATCTGGAAAAGGGACGTCTCTACACTTTTTCtggtaaaaataaatatatgtttttctgTTTCTTGGAGCAAACTCTTTCGAATTTTGTAAACCCTGTCATAACAATGGCCTGCTTTGTTTTTATGTTCCTCATAGCTTGGCTACAAGTAAACAACGGAAAGGCTCCAGTGAGTGCCGTTTTCAAGACGAACGGTGAATATAAGCATGCAGGTTCGGTCATTGCTGAATCCAAATGTTGGTCCATGCTCAAAGGTGGTCTCACTGTTGATGAATCTGGCCCTGGCGAACTCTACTTCGAG AGCAACGACACAAGGGTTGAAATTTGGGTAGATAGCGTCTCACTGCAACCATTCACACAAGAGGAGTGGAAGTCTCACCAAGATCATAACATTCATAAGGAGAGAAAGAGAACCGTGAGAATCAGAGTCGTAAACAGCAAAGGCGAACCAGTGCAGAAGGCAAGCCTTTCCATCGAACAGAGGAAACTCGGCTTCCCATTCGGCTGCGAGGTAGAGAAGAACATACTTGGGAACCACGCATACCAAAGCTGGTTCACTAAAAGGTTCACGGTGACAACTTTCGCCAATGAAATGAAATGGTACAGCACCGAAGTAGTTAGAGGCAAAGAGGACTACTCGATCGCTGATAAGATGTTTAGATTTTTCAAGAAGCACGGGGTCGCTGTACGTGGTCACAATATTGTATGGAGCGACCCAAAGTATCAAACTAAATGGCTAAACTCTCTCTCTGGTCGCGAGTTCTACAATGCAGTGAAACAAAGGGTTTCATCTGTGGCTTCACGATACAAAGGCCAGCTTGAGGGTTGGGACGTTGTGAATGAGAATCTTCATTTCTCGTACTTTGAGAAAAAGATGGGTCCTAAGGCTTCTCGTAACATCTTTAAGATGGCTCAAGCATTTGATCCAACGACAACTAAGTTTATAAATGAGTACAATACGTTAGAGGAACCGAGGGATTTAGATTCTAGTCCAGCAAAGTTTTTGAAGAAGCTTAGGGAGCTTAAATCTATTGTGGTTCGTGGAAATATATCGTTAGGGATTGGTCTTGAGTCTCATTTTAAGACTCCTAACATTCCCTTTATGAGATCAGCTCTTGACATTCTTGGTGCCACTGATTTGCCTATTTGGCTCACTGAGGTCGACGTAGAAGCTCCTAAGAATGTTCAG GCCAAGTATTTCGAACAGGTACTAAGGGAAGGCCACGCACATCCTCGTGTTAAAGGAATAGTGACATGGGCAGGTTATTCACCAACAGGTTGTTACCGAATGTGCCTCACTGATGGAAACTTCAAGAACCTACCCACCGGTGATGTGGTGGACAAACTTCTGCATGAATGGGGAGGCTTCCGCCGACAAACCAAAGGTCTCACTGATGCTGATGGATTTTTTGAAGCCTCACTCTTCCATGGTGACTATGATTTCAAGATTGATCATCCTCTCACCAATTCAAAAGCTTCCCACAGCTTTAAGTTGGTTTCTGATGTCTCCTCAAACACTCAACCATCATCTTTTGTCTTTCGTCTTTAA